A single genomic interval of Antechinus flavipes isolate AdamAnt ecotype Samford, QLD, Australia chromosome 1, AdamAnt_v2, whole genome shotgun sequence harbors:
- the TMEM74 gene encoding transmembrane protein 74, producing MELHHLAKKRGQADQCNNLDWSLGASPCDHQQVRGDVKLAEAATRAALCCQKHCKTTQKIIEDNETSPPPTFDFLSHKDSIVQTDGHPSGSLKSEKEPIMAKDVCHCYAQELETSFTYVDENVNLEHCTGSLSPAKDGSHQRDSGWENPNEWPHEAAMSLISEEDDTGSEATASGKSTDYGFISAILFLVTGILLVIISYLVPREVTVDPNTIAAREMERLENESARIGAHLDRCVIAGLCLLTLGGVVLSCLLMMSMWKGELYRRNRFASSKESAKLYGSFNFRMKAGTNDNTLELSLVEEDVLTVDS from the coding sequence ATGGAGCTTCACCACCTTGCTAAGAAGAGAGGGCAGGCGGACCAGTGCAACAATCTGGACTGGAGTTTGGGGGCTTCTCCTTGTGACCACCAGCAGGTTAGAGGAGATGTAAAGTTGGCTGAAGCAGCCACGAGAGCTGCTTTATGCTGTCAAAAGCACTGCAAAACAACACAAAAGATTATAGAGGATAACGAGACTAGCCCTCCTCCCACATTTGACTTCCTCTCTCATAAAGATAGCATTGTTCAGACAGATGGCCACCCATCAGGATCTCTCAAGTCAGAAAAAGAGCCAATAATGGCCAAAGATGTCTGCCACTGTTATGCCCAGGAACTTGAAACCTCCTTCACCTATGTTGATGAAAATGTTAATCTGGAGCATTGTACTGGCAGTCTTTCTCCAGCAAAGGATGGCAGCCACCAAAGAGATTCTGGCTGGGAGAATCCAAATGAATGGCCTCATGAGGCTGCCATGTCCCTGATATCTGAAGAAGATGACACAGGCTCTGAAGCCACTGCTTCAGGGAAGTCAACCGACTATGGCTTCATCAGTGCCATTTTGTTCTTGGTCACTGGTATCTTGTTGGTGATCATCTCCTATTTGGTCCCCAGGGAAGTGACTGTGGACCCCAACACTATTGCAGCCCGTGAGATGGAACGCTTGGAGAATGAGAGTGCCAGGATTGGGGCTCATCTAGATCGCTGTGTTATAGCTGGCCTCTGCCTCCTTACTCTAGGTGGTGTGGTTCTGTCCTGTTTGTTGATGATGTCCATGTGGAAGGGAGAGCTATACAGGAGGAATAGGTTTGCCTCTTCCAAAGAATCTGCAAAACTCTATGGTTCTTTCAATTTCAGGATGAAAGCTGGCACCAATGATAACACACTAGAATTGTCCTTAGTGGAAGAAGATGTCCTCACTGTAGATAGTTAA